The Archangium primigenium genomic interval ATGGAGTCCTTCGTGGCCATCATGGCGCTCATCGCCGCGTCGGTGCTGGACCCGGGCGTGTACTTCGCCATGAACGCGCCGCCGGCCGTCATCGGCACCACCGTGGAGCAGGCGGCGCGCACGGTGAGCGAGTGGGGCTTCGTCATCACCCCCGAGGTGCTCAGCCAGACGGCGCGCGACATCGGCGAGTCCTCCATCCTGTCGCGCACGGGCGGCGCGCCCACGCTCGCGGTGGGCATGGCGCAGATCCTCCACTCGCTCATGGGCGGCGAGGGCCTGATGGCCTTCTGGTACCACTACGCCATCCTGTTCGAGGCGCTCTTCATCCTCACCACCGTGGACGCCGGCACGCGCGTGGGCCGCTTCATGATTCAAGAGCTGGCGGGGCTCGTGTACGCGCCCCTGCGGCGCACCGAGTCCTGGGGCGCCAACCTGGCGGCCACGGCGGTGTGCGTGGCGGGCTGGGGCTACTTCCTCTACCAGGGCGTGGTGGACCCGCTGGGCGGCATCAACACGCTCTGGCCCCTGTTCGGCATCGCCAACCAGATGCTCGCGGCCATCGCCCTCACCCTGTCGTGTGTGGTGCTGGTGAAGATGAAGCGCGAGCGCTACCTGTGGATCCCCGCCCTGCCCACCGTGTGGCTCGTGGCCTGCACGCTCACCGCGGGCTCGCAGAAGGTGTTCGGCGCGGACCCCCGGGTGAGCTTCGTGGCCCACGCGCGCAAGTTCGCCGCCGCCGCCGCCGAGGGCAAGGTGCTCGCCCCGGCCAAGAGCGTGGCGGACATGAACCAGGTCATCTTCAACGACTACCTGGACGCCGGGCTCACCGTGCTCTTCATGCTGGTGGTGGTGGCCACCCTGGGCTTCGGCATCCGCTCGGCGCTCAAGGCCCGGGCCTCCGCCGAGCCCACCGCCCACGAGTCCCCGCGTGTCCCGCTCTCCTCCGTGGGCTCCTGACATGCCCGCCCTCCGAGAGCTGCTGCGCGCCGCCTGGCGCCGGGCGGTGCAGATGGCCCGCCTGAGCATCGGCGTGCCGGACTACGACACCTACGTGGCCCACATGCGCCGGCACCACCCCGAGCGCGAGGTGATGAGCTACGCGCGCTTCTTCGACGAGCGCATGCAGGCCCGCTACCGCGCCGGCGGCGGACGCTGCTGTTGAAGGGCCGGCCCTGGGCGGGTGAGCGGGCTCCCGGTCGTCCGGGGGCCCGGTCCCACCGAGGGCCCGTGCGCTCCGCTGGGGGAAAAGAATTCCATCGAGCGGGGTTTCACTCCGGGTTTCGCCTGGAGATGTGCGCATGGAGCAGCACCGTCGGTTCCTTCTCGCGCCGTTCATCGTGCTGGTGCTGGTGGTGGGCTGCTTCGGCGCCTCCGTGGCGTACGTGGAGCATGTGCGCAGGGAATTGGCGGAGACGGCGCTGTCGTACGGGCGGGTGACGGGGCCGCTGCTCTCGCCGCTCACCGACATGCGCTTGCAGGTCCACCGCATCGTGAGCCTGGGCCGCAGCGAGCCGGGCCTGCACTCGCGCGCGCAGCGCATGGAGATCGTGCGCGAGGCCCTGCGCGAGTTCAACGTGTCCTACCAGCGCTACCTGACCATGGCCCGCGGGCTCCAGGGGGCGCCCTTTGGCGGGGAGCTGTCCGTGGCGGTCGATCGGCTCGACGCCACGTGCGCGCAGGTGATGGAGCACGAGGCGAACGAGGCCGAGGCGGGGGCTCCCGAGCCGCCGTCCCTGGAGCACCAGCGGCTCATCGATGCCTCCGAGTCCGTCACCCGGCTGTTGATGAAGGAGATGGCCGTGGGGGCGCGCGACTCGAACCTGTCGCTCGCCGCCTTGGAGGCCGCGAACACGCAGGCCCTGCGGCTCGGGCGCACCCTGTATGGGGTCTGCGGGCTCACGGCGCTCGTCGGGGGCCTGCTCGCCGCGTATGTCGTCCGCAAGCACCTGCGCCTGAGCGAGCTGTACACCCGGCTCCAGGCGGAGCGGGCGCGGGAGCTCGAGCAGTTCTCCGGCCGGGTGGCCCACGACATCCTCGGGCCCCTGCAGCCCGTGTCCCTGGGGCTG includes:
- a CDS encoding sensor histidine kinase; this translates as MEQHRRFLLAPFIVLVLVVGCFGASVAYVEHVRRELAETALSYGRVTGPLLSPLTDMRLQVHRIVSLGRSEPGLHSRAQRMEIVREALREFNVSYQRYLTMARGLQGAPFGGELSVAVDRLDATCAQVMEHEANEAEAGAPEPPSLEHQRLIDASESVTRLLMKEMAVGARDSNLSLAALEAANTQALRLGRTLYGVCGLTALVGGLLAAYVVRKHLRLSELYTRLQAERARELEQFSGRVAHDILGPLQPVSLGLELLGRKRAGDAEVMGLLARSQRGLARVRLIVEGLLRFARAGAQPEPGQSVFLPGVVDGLREDLGPPAELAGVGLKIDPLPEVKVACSEAALVVVLQNLIRNAVKYIGEGPLKQVEARATVAARTVHLVVRDSGPGLPPGMERSIFEPYVRATRGSQPGIGLGLATVKRIVEAHGGQVGVHSTPGAGCAFWVELPLAV
- a CDS encoding YbdD/YjiX family protein — its product is MPALRELLRAAWRRAVQMARLSIGVPDYDTYVAHMRRHHPEREVMSYARFFDERMQARYRAGGGRCC